Within the Marinobacter qingdaonensis genome, the region GGCTCAGGTGTTCAAGGCTATCGATTGACGCCGGGAGCCAGAACAGGCATATATGACTTTATTCACGCCATTTACGCCATCGCAAGATTTGCCATGACAGATCCCAACCAGCCCACATCGCCGGACAGCCCCAGGCTGCGAATCAGCATTCTGCTTGCCCAGGGCTGCTCGGCGACCAGCGTTGCCTCCATGCTGGAGGTCTTCGAGAGTATCAATTTCCTGGCATTGAGCCGGGGGGCGAGAGAAGCCCGGTTGCGGGTGACCACGGTGTCCCTGGACGGGCAACCGGTGACTGCATCCGGCGGCGTAACCCTGAGACCGACACACCGCATCGACACCGCGACCGAAGCGGACCTGGTCATTGTGCCTGGATTCCTGTTCCGGATTATGGAGCTGCTGCCCCGCCTGTCGGCTTGGCTGCCCTGGCTGCGCCAGCACCATGCCGCGGGCAGCACGATCGCCACGGTGTGCACCGGCGCCTTCCTGGCCGCCGAGGCCGGGCTGCTGGACCATCGGCGGGCGACCACACACTGGTATTACGCGGACACCTTTCGCAAGCGCTATCCCAAGGTCAATTTGCAGGACAGCCAGACCGTCACCGTCGACGGCCAACTGCTGTGCTCCGGAGGTGCCACCGCAGGCAACGACCTGCTGCTTTACCTCCTGGAGACCTTTGTCGACCGGGCGCTGGCGCGGGAATTCGCCAAGAAACTGCTGATCGACAGCAGTCGCACCGATCAGTCCCCCTATCGAACGGCCTCATTCAACCGCCGCCACGAGGACGATGCCATCCATCGCGTCCAGGACTGGCTGGACCAGAACTACAGAGAGTCACTGCAGGTCGGGGCGCTGGCCGACCGGTTCGGCTTCAGCCACCGTAATTTTGTCCGCCGCTTCAAAGCCGCCACCCGCCAGTCGCCCGGCCAGTACCTGCAAAATCTCAGGTTGGAAGACGCCAAGCAGAGACTGGAATCGAGCAAGGCCTCGTTTGAGCAGATCACCTACCAGGTCGGGTACGAGGATCCGAATTCGTTCCGGCGCCTGTTCGCCGACCGGGTCGGCGTCTCGCCCATGGACTACCGACGCAAGTTCCAGCGTTGACTACCCCGCCCGAGGCTAATGAAGCGGGTCCAGGCGCACCAGCATGCCACGGTAATGGTTCAGGGAATGGTCCGAGTGGTAGGGAATCACGCATTCCTTGTCGTCATTACGCCACTGGTCCACCACCTCGCCCTTGAGCTCTTTGATCTCCTCCAGCAGGTCCTCCGCCCCGTAGATCCGGTACGGACAGAACGCCGTGCTGATGTTCTGCAGGGTGACGTAGCTTTCCCGGGGATGGACCGGCAGCATGTTGATCAGCAGGTGGGTCGGCCGGCTGGGCAGGCGTGCCACGATCGAACTCAGGGACTCCTCCACATATTGTAAAGAACCGGAGAACAACACCCAGTCGAGCTCGCCGCTCTGGCCCAGATCGTCCACGAAACTCAGGTGCGGCGGATTGCCGTTCTCCGCGGCAAACCGCCGGCCCTCGCGCGTAACCGCCGGTACGTCGTAGATACGCCACTCGAAGGGCTCCGGGAAGTTCAGGTACTTCTGCAGCGCGTAGTACAGCACCCCGACATGGCCGCCGAAATCCAGCAGTGCCTGGTTCGGCTGCATCAACCGATTCAACCAGAACGCCACCGGGTAATCGCAGGGGGAAATGGCCTGCATTCGGAAGCGGTACATGTCGGCGGAGGCGGGGGCGTCGTTGTCGTAGCCCAGCGGTTTGCTGGCGGGCGCGTCGGCGCTGGCGGTGGCGAAGTCGGGGTACACGCCCTTGAACCAGTTGAC harbors:
- a CDS encoding GlxA family transcriptional regulator, which produces MTDPNQPTSPDSPRLRISILLAQGCSATSVASMLEVFESINFLALSRGAREARLRVTTVSLDGQPVTASGGVTLRPTHRIDTATEADLVIVPGFLFRIMELLPRLSAWLPWLRQHHAAGSTIATVCTGAFLAAEAGLLDHRRATTHWYYADTFRKRYPKVNLQDSQTVTVDGQLLCSGGATAGNDLLLYLLETFVDRALAREFAKKLLIDSSRTDQSPYRTASFNRRHEDDAIHRVQDWLDQNYRESLQVGALADRFGFSHRNFVRRFKAATRQSPGQYLQNLRLEDAKQRLESSKASFEQITYQVGYEDPNSFRRLFADRVGVSPMDYRRKFQR
- a CDS encoding methyltransferase, TIGR04325 family encodes the protein MFRRARELLHQFEQIPVINHALDRHYSKEFAHATNVNWFKGVYPDFATASADAPASKPLGYDNDAPASADMYRFRMQAISPCDYPVAFWLNRLMQPNQALLDFGGHVGVLYYALQKYLNFPEPFEWRIYDVPAVTREGRRFAAENGNPPHLSFVDDLGQSGELDWVLFSGSLQYVEESLSSIVARLPSRPTHLLINMLPVHPRESYVTLQNISTAFCPYRIYGAEDLLEEIKELKGEVVDQWRNDDKECVIPYHSDHSLNHYRGMLVRLDPLH